A stretch of DNA from Montipora foliosa isolate CH-2021 chromosome 4, ASM3666993v2, whole genome shotgun sequence:
cttTTTTCGGTTAGTATTCGACGTATTGTgtggtcatacatggtgttttagtgtttcgtttcgctgttttcGTGTTTAGTAATGCCCCATGCAGGTGCAATTTATTGTAAAGCTAATGTCAACATAAGgcctttgttttcaaaaaataaattagGTTCATGTTTAAGGTTATTGATTTAATTGTATGCAAGTCCGTTCCaattaatttctgttttcttagtTTGAAAACGTCAGTACCAGTTGAGCAAGAAAATTGCACCCATGGTTACGATCACAGAACGGAGCTTTGCTCGTTTATAAACAAATATACTTTTGGAGAGCATAGAAAATGCACCTATTTATAAGGAATAACATTTTCTGGTATACTGAAAAGGCTtagtataaatatatatatttttcgtGCATGGTGTATCCCAGCTTCTTCCGAGTTGGCGGAATGTCGTACCAAATAAGCTAGAGTGACACTGAATCTAAATTACAGTGAAATTATGGcacagatttaaaaaaaaaaaaaaagcagaaacgGATAGGCGCACTCTACTTATCTAAAGAAGGACGTCTAGGTTCAAATCGTTTACGAAAACCAATCCTAAACCTGTCTAGCGAAGAAACTTGCTCTGCAACGTTCTAGAATTTAGAATATTCATTATCACCTGTCGGTCAAGTTGTCAATTTACATTCAAGGGGTCTTTTTAAGTCATGAATATTTTCTGAGTTTGAGAGTACAAAGCGAAAAGCATCCAATATGCTTCCCACCGACGTGTCCCACATTTCTTGGAAGCTTGGAGAAAGATAACAAATCTTGCTCTGCAGGAACAGTCAGTTTTAGTACGACTCTGGAAAAAGGCGGCGACAAATTAAAAAACTAACTTGCCAAagttattaaaaattaaattcacTTTTATCCCTTTTGCCATCCGCAACGACGAAAGACAGTAAAAAGTGCAAGAATTGAGTATCTTAGTCAGGGGTATCCAAACTGCATTATTATTTTCGGCTTTTCACGGTTTACAGATACTTTGAACGTTCTAAAGAGATACCAAATCTCGTGACAGAGCCCCTTTAACATTCGTGTTTACCATGAACAAAACGTGAAAGCTCATGACCATTCAGCTGCAGCTGCAAAACAACTGATTTTAATTGCGGCGTCTAAAGGGTGTCATTATAGCGTCTTCAAACTTTCATCCCAATAATTAATTCAAGAAACTTTCATCCCAATAATTAACTCAAGTTGAGAGTCCCTTTTACTAGTGGGAAAAGGACCAAACTCGCCTCGTGCTGAACTGGTATCGCGATGTGAAACGATAAAAACGACTGACAAACTTTCACTACGACGGATGAATAATGATGAAGGACAGTTTTCCACCGTTAGAGGACAGATCGATAGCACAGACTATTTTCGAAGTATCCTTCGCTTCGTTGATTCTCATTGTGGCTGCTCTCGAAAACTTTTTAATGTTGTTCGTCCTTTATAGGAGGAGAGATCTACGCACCATCCCCAACTTGTTCGTGTTGAATTTATCCGTGGGAAATTTTCTTCTTGCGGTGACTGTTTTACCGATCTTCGTAGCGACTCTCGCTAAAGGGAAATGGCTGTTTAGCGGAACATTCTGCAAGATCTATGGATACCAAAGCAATCTCCTATTTGCCATAACTCTTTTTACAATCACTGCCATAAGCTTGAATCGCTACGTTCTTATTCGCTTTCtaagcaaatacaaaaggataTTTAACGTGAAATTTGTACTGCAAATCATCTGTGGAATCTGGATTTGCTGCGCCATTCTTTCAAGTGCACCGCTCATTGGTTGGGGACATTTCAGTTTCAACGCTCAGACAGCAATGTGTCACACGGACACTTCTGGTTCGTCGTTAAAAATAACGGCTGACGCGTTTATGCTCGTAGACATTACTACGGTTGTGTTTTGTCACGTTAGAATTGTCCAGACAGTGAAAGCCCATCGAAGAAAGATAACTGCCAACTTAATTTATGCCAGAAATTCAGCACCAAAGGAGAAATGGCATAAAATTGATGAAACGTGCAATCGTGAAAATAAAGATAACACTTCCCCATCTCCAAAACAGCACGCGATCGGAAATGATTATGAAGGCAATCAGATCTCAAGGAGACTCCAACGACAACACTCGAATAACCTTCAAGAAAAACAGGACGATGTTGTTGCGACAACCGCAAGTGTAGATCCCAACGAGAAAGACATTGTTACtatccttttcaaaaggaaaaacaaagagCCGCAAGCAAGAGAGCCTCATACAAGAGAACTACGCGGGGACGAAATTCATATCACGAGGACCACTTCCCTTATTGTGCTTGTGTTCTGCGTTTGTTGGCTGCCAAGTTTTTTCTTGGACAGCATGGAATCATTTGGTGTTTTCGCGCCGAGAATATTAAGATTAGCAGGAATTTACTTGATATTCTTGGACAGCGTACTGGGGCCTTTTATATACGCAATGCGAGTGAGAAAGTTAAAGAAAGCGTTAATTAAGGTTTTGAAGTGTGGTTCAtaattacgtggaatgccgaaggcatccacgtcttaaaaccgggctggaatcttttttttgttggtagtcacaaatgtgcataccccacggatattgaattaatctccgatcgggtggaCTGATTTATATTCCCTAAggtatttccaaacttccctgccccgAGATGAACTCCTATACTTCCCAAGCCATCACGATTTCTCTctgctagcgcgttagaccactcggccaccgtgacatACTTCCGGCAGAttggtgaaagcaaacatttataatagaatctttccgcccgccatgattgtttcagtattaaactattcgataaagtggatagatgctttttctttgagaaaggcaaactttaaaggtaaggagaattttctacgttatttcaagattttgcttcgtacttgtgtgttccactgtgaacattattattttgcatacaacgaatacttcattagaggcattttgcatagaacgaatacgtacttcaatatttcttgggaaccagtttgttcgccgttttgacgtagaaagaaaataagaaaatagctttgaacggccaaacaagataaaaaatgaaatcaagttttaaaaaaacgaattagctatcgccgtcacggggacttcgcagccgtcccccatccaagtactaacctcattcagAGGAgattaacttcagctgacacttggactagcatcaacgattgtgatctttatgttacattcgcacatagatcttgtcgaactttataacacttgaaagaaaaaaaaacgcactaacaaaaaccaggtgttatgccgtcattttggcacagatgtatcctttgtttcgtgagttgtcagtaaacacgcaaggtataacttgatcacaggcggccgctaaaatcgatgtcacttccgattttgcgattttacttgtatgaccaaaagtacgatagaaaaattgaactctcaggggcacccaacgaccaattttgttgtaaaatgtattattataccccagttaatgaaaataagtgTTATTAAgacattttcaggtgtttttcagtgttgctgggaaaacattatctgttcatttttcccagcaagacacacaagaaatttcccagccagctagataagattggttggtttcccagccagctgatcaaatttatttcccagccaggaattccgcgcgctttcaaatccctcgatccaaaacgaccgaacaaaagcgacaaaaccgggacaaaacaggttttttttccgcaagcgcaatcactctgaccagccgtcgtacgTTTGTGACTAGGGAacaggttctttttttttttttttttttttttttttagtcgtcctcagttttcagagtttctacagccagttcggattgaaatgctagaaaaagtcagtaattcccaggcaaaacctctatcaataacaaaatttcccagccagctcatcgaaacacctgtatttttgccagccagcaagattcctctggggaacagataatgtgaggaacagattcgttgggtgcccctgaactctgatggaacgtaacaaaaatctcccgaaatgtttttcgctgatggcaaattgttttattctcgatcgacgcttcctaaaagttccttctgctctccttaaaaactacatattaatatttatttactttttcgtcaatatttgttttgcataaagcaggctagcaaaatctgtaccttgcttttttcgcatttttgagcgttaaaatagaatttttgggcgtatgttcctgacagcaaaagtcgcatattttaacgtcccccatccagatactaaccccgctggaaagggaaactttagtaacattggtcttggaaaggtgtcagaagctcagagtacacgcttaagcttgtggtgaaaaagaagttgtaaatgatcaacatatcggctttgaagccaaatgtttctcg
This window harbors:
- the LOC137999762 gene encoding rhodopsin-like, whose amino-acid sequence is MMKDSFPPLEDRSIAQTIFEVSFASLILIVAALENFLMLFVLYRRRDLRTIPNLFVLNLSVGNFLLAVTVLPIFVATLAKGKWLFSGTFCKIYGYQSNLLFAITLFTITAISLNRYVLIRFLSKYKRIFNVKFVLQIICGIWICCAILSSAPLIGWGHFSFNAQTAMCHTDTSGSSLKITADAFMLVDITTVVFCHVRIVQTVKAHRRKITANLIYARNSAPKEKWHKIDETCNRENKDNTSPSPKQHAIGNDYEGNQISRRLQRQHSNNLQEKQDDVVATTASVDPNEKDIVTILFKRKNKEPQAREPHTRELRGDEIHITRTTSLIVLVFCVCWLPSFFLDSMESFGVFAPRILRLAGIYLIFLDSVLGPFIYAMRVRKLKKALIKVLKCGS